A stretch of Zootoca vivipara chromosome 13, rZooViv1.1, whole genome shotgun sequence DNA encodes these proteins:
- the LOC118094889 gene encoding C-X-C motif chemokine 16: MAGWLLPVLLPLLLAGPPALGNEGGAAGACGSCKTSSEKPGKLRKYAQRMSYWEPCLRFVKFTFPQGDVYCGLKSSPWVEALMKEYPEKEKGAVMPSPSHVPPKPALTSAPRPPTSTSPASLSAQPPTVSLRVVLDESPAMHPAPEVPKDATQPPASTRSPAPPSHDPLAAGPASQAPQTAERGVSRTVVLSLLAVTLVAVAIATITVCQRRHRRRVTLVLHRDPEEQIHLPHREET, from the exons CTCTAGGGAACGAAGGAGGAGCTGCTGGGGCCTGTGGCTCCTGCAAGACAAGCTCCGAAAAGCCTGGGAAATTAAGGAAATACGCTCAGCGGATGAGCTACTGGGAGCCCTGCCTGCGTTTTGTCAA GTTCACGTTCCCCCAAGGAGACGTTTACTGCGGCTTAAAGAGCAGCCCCTGGGTCGAGGCGCTGATGAAAGAATACCCTGAAAAAG AAAAGGGTGCTGTGATGCCGAGTCCTAGCCATGTGCCTCCCAAGCCGGCCCTCACCTCTGCACCCAGGCCACCCACCTCCACCTCCCCAGCCTCGCTCTCAGCTCAGCCCCCCACGGTCTCGCTGAGGGTGGTCCTTGATGAGTCCCCTGCCATGCATCCAGCTCCAGAGGTCCCCAAGGACGCGACACAGCCCCCCGCATCAACCAgaagccctgcgccacccagccacG ATCCCCTGGCAGCCGGGCCCGCTAGCCAGGCCCCCCAGACGGCAGAAAGGGGGGTCTCACGCACAGTCGTGCTTTCTCTGCTGGCTGTCACTCTGGTTGCCGTGGCCATCGCCACCATCACGGTGTGCCAGAGGAGACACCGGCGGCGGGTGACCCTCGTTCTTCACCGAGACCCAG AGGAGCAAATCCACTTGCCGCATCGTGAGGAGACCTGA